A single window of Solenopsis invicta isolate M01_SB chromosome 3, UNIL_Sinv_3.0, whole genome shotgun sequence DNA harbors:
- the LOC105192991 gene encoding nardilysin, producing the protein MTRALYFFHQRLAIVRCACRHVSSGVLRKIIVTNPLEGELKTIRNPIVNSPIGSYSTDRPNFHSDFLRVDIMPEMECATGEEKRCQVEYLETPVKSENDKKEYRVIRLQNGLTALLISDIHSKTCTSQDEDDKESSDDETEDDESKEDDDDEEDVEDESEDYSSDEYDEDDSSSVRKVKRDEKKAACGLCVGVGSFSDPPEVPGMAHFLEHMVFMGSEKYPQENDFDAFISKRGGFTNASTDCEHTTFYFDIQEKHLLAALDRFAQFFIRPLMKKDAITREREAVESEFQLALPCDETRKEQLFSSFARTSHPANKFIWGNLVTLRDNVADDKLYEELHKFRERHYSAHRMTLAIQARLPLDTLEKYVTTCFANVPSNGLPPDDFTEFKDGVSFDTPAFRKMYKVKPFKDVSQLEITWTMPSLLDLYKSKPHQYISWIIGHEGKGSLISYLRKKMWSLDIFSGNSESGFEHSSMYALLKLTIVLTHEGQQHLEEVLDATFSYINLLKKEGPQKRIYDEIYKIEENDFRFCDEEDPAEYVEDLCECMHLYPPRDYITGNELYFEYNPEAIQKCLDYLVPEDANIMIFNEEFDCLELNKVEPWFKTKYTDVEIPKEWIERWKAIEPLPDFHLPLENTFLTSDFSLITLPADVPKYPVKLHNDHISEIWYRPDQKFRLPECYMNFHFVSSLGFQSPKNAALMEIYCNVLKLLLIEELYPAIAAGFEYDIIASEKGITIKINGFNEKLPLLLMTIAKYMVDYPTLVTKDLFEIVKVEQLRAYYNSFIKPGKLVKDIRLWILKYIHYTQVAAHTALHDITFEDFQNFVKSFTDHLYIQCLVQGNMTQDAAIETIRQCVEIINCGPLPDAIPQMRVAQIPIGTCYCKVKNINKIDVNSVVTNYYQAGVTSIELSVLIDLMIMIMEEPLFNRLRTREQLSYDVSCAFKDLNGILGYTITVHTQADKYSTVHVDKRIEEFLKSFNKILEEFSQEELDDVKEALRKLKQCADIDLKEEVDRNWSEITKWQYMFDRLEREVLAIKDIKINKLREWFAKHTLKGSNFRKLSVHVIGTDPKENAINEANSTAEDRKKAQHFVLEYITDEQNKETQDHHITNVEEYKKNLYVYPESEGINPLKALNK; encoded by the exons ATGACACGTGCTCTCTACTTCTTTCACCAACGACTGGCCATTGTCAGATGCGCGTGTAGACATGTTTCGAGTGGAGTGCtgagaaaaattattgtgaCAAATCCACTGGAAGGAGAGTTGAAAACGATTCGAAATCCCATCGTGAATTCTCCGATCGGATCCTATTCCACTGATCGACCTAATTTCCATTCTGATTTCCTGCGCGTCGATATAATGCCGGAGATGGAGTGTGCGACCGGGGAGGAAAAGCGTTGTCAGGTTGAATATCTGGAGACGCCCGTCAAATCGGAGAACGACAAGAAGGAGTATAG AGTCATCCGATTACAGAATGGTTTAACAGCCTTGCTAATATCTGACATACATTCGAAAACTTGTACTTCTCAAGATGAAGACGATAAAG AATCTAGCGATGATGAGACTGAGGATGACGAAAGTAAAGAggatgacgacgacgaagaaGATGTTGAAGACGAAAGTGAGGATTATTCGAGTGATGAGTATGACGAAGATGACAGTTCTTCAGTTAGAAAAGTTAAGAGAGACGAAAAGAAG gcAGCATGCGGCTTATGTGTGGGAGTAGGCAGTTTTAGCGACCCACCGGAAGTTCCAGGCATGGCACATTTTCTCGAGCATATGGTTTTTATGGGATCGGAAAAATACCCACAA GAAAACGATTTTGATGCCTTTATCAGTAAGCGTGGTGGCTTTACCAATGCTTCAACGGATTGCGAACATACCACATTTTACTTTGATATCCAAGAGAAACATTTATTAGCAGCTCTTGATCGTTTTGCTCAATTTTTTATCAGACCTTTGATGAAGAAAGATGCTATCACGCGGGAGCGAGAGGCTGTAGAAAGCG AATTTCAGTTGGCCTTGCCTTGCGACGAAACCAGGAAGGAACAACTGTTCTCCTCTTTCGCGCGAACTAGTCATCCAGCCAACAAGTTTATTTGGGGCAATTTAGTAACGTTGCGCGATAACGTGGCTGACGACAAATTGTACGAAGAATTGCACAAATTCAGAGAACGCCATTATAGCGCTCACCGAATGACGCTGGCTATACAA GCGAGATTACCATTGGATACATTGGAAAAATATGTCACAACGTGTTTTGCCAATGTACCAAGTAACGGGCTGCCTCCCGACGACTTTACCGAATTTAAAGACGGTGTTTCTTTCGATACTCCCGCTTTCCGAAAAATGTATAAAGTCAAGCCTTTCAAAGATGTCAGCCAA CTAGAAATAACATGGACAATGCCTTCGCTACTTGATTTATACAAAAGTAAACCACATCAGTACATCTCATGGATTATCGGGCATGAAGGAAAAGGTTCCTTAATTAGTTATCTACGTAAAAAAATGTGGAGTCTCGATATATTCAGTGGCAACAGTGAGAGCGGTTTCGAACACAGTTCCATGTATGCCTTATTAAAGCTTACTATAGTGCTCACTCATGAGGGACAGCAACATTTGGAGGAAGTTCTAGATGCAACATTTTCCTACattaatttactgaaaaaaGAAGGTCCGCAGAAGAGAATTTATGATGAGATTTATAAGAttgaagaaaatgattttag ATTTTGCGATGAAGAGGATCCAGCGGAATATGTGGAAGATTTATGCGAGTGCATGCATTTATATCCGCCGCGCGATTATATAACTGGTAACGAGCTTTATTTCGAGTACAATCCGGAAGCTATACAAAAATGTTTGGATTATTTGGTACCGGAGGACGCGAATATCATGATCTTCAACGAGGAATTTGACTGTCTCGAATTAAATAAAGTCGAGCCGTGGTTTAAAACCAAGTACACGGACGTTGAGATACCAAAAGAATGGATCGAACGCTGGAAAGCTATCGAACCGTTGCCAGATTTTCATTTACCGTTAGAAAATACATTCCTTACCAGCGACTTCTCTTTGATAACACTACCGGCAGATGTTCCAAAATATcctgtaaaattacacaatgATCATATATCAGAGATTTGGTATCGTCCGGATCAGAAGTTTCGTTTGCCGGAATGCTATATGAATTTTCATTTTGTTTCCTCTCTGGGATTTCAGTCGCCGAAGAA TGCAGCTCTTATGGAAATATATTGCAATGTGTTAAAACTGCTGTTGATCGAAGAATTATATCCAGCTATAGCGGCTGGGTTTGAATATGATATCATTGCCAGTGAGAAAggcattacaataaaaataaatggatttAACGAAAAATTGCCA CTTTTATTGATGACTATTGCAAAATACATGGTAGATTATCCAACCCTTGTTACGAAGGACTTGTTTGAAATTGTTAAAGTGGAACAACTTAGAGCatattataattcatttataaaacCTGGAAAACTCGTCAA GGATATCAGATTATGGATACTGAAGTACATCCATTATACCCAAGTTGCTGCACACACTGCTCTACATGATATCACTTTTGAAGATTTccagaattttgtaaaatcctTCACCGATCATCTGTACATTCAATGCCTCGTGCAAGGCAACATGACGCAGGACGCTGCGATCGAGACTATACGACAATGCGTCGAAATAATTAATTGCGGCCCCTTGCCCGATGCGATACCGCAAATGAGAGTCGCTCAGATACCTATAGGCACATGCTATTGCAAAGTGAAAAATATCAACAAAATCGACGTAAATTCCGTAGTGACCAATTATTATCAAGCTGGCGTCACATCGATCGAGTTATCGGTGTTAATTGATTTGATGATC atgATAATGGAAGAACCGTTATTCAATCGGCTACGAACCCGGGAACAGCTTAGTTATGATGTCTCCTGTGCTTTCAAAGATCTCAATGGAATTTTAGGATATACCATTACCGTTCATACCCAGGCAGATAAATACTCAACCGTGCACGTGGACAAGCGGATCGAGGAGTTTCTGAAatcatttaataagattttggaAGAGTTCTCACAAGAGGAATTGGATGACGTCAAAGAGGCGctaagaaaattgaaacaatGTGCCGATATTGATCTGAAAGAGGAAGTCGACAGAAACTGGAGTGAAATCACGAAATGGCAATACATGTTTGACAGACTCGAGAGGGAAGTGCTTGCGATAAAGGACATAAAGATCAACAAACTGAGAGAATGGTTTGCCAAGCATACATTGAAGGGAAGTAACTTTAGAAAATTGAGCGTGCACGTGATAGGAACTGATCCAAAGGAAAATGCAATTAATGAAGCAAATA GTACTGCAGAAGATCGCAAGAAAGCGCAACACTTTGTTTTGGAATACATAACCGACGAACAGAATAAGGAAACACAAGATCATCATATTACTAACGTGGAAGAATACAAGAAAAATCTCTACGTCTATCCAGAGAGCGAAGGTATTAATCCTCTCAAAGCGCTAAATAAATGA